The stretch of DNA TTCGGCTGATCAACGCGATCTTCACCGAGGCACTGCGCGAAAACGCGTCCGACGTGCATATCGAGCCATTTGAAACCCGCTCAGTGGTGCGCTATCGCGTCGATGGCGCGCTACGTGATGTGATCGAGCCCAATCGCGCGCTGCACGCCGCGCTGGTGTCGCGCATTAAAGTGATGGCAGGTCTCGACATTGCCGAAAAACGCCTACCGCAAGATGGCCGTATTAATCTACGCATCGCCGGCCGCCCAGTGGACGTGCGGGTTTCGACTTTACCAACGGGTCATGGTGAGCGCGCCGTGCTGCGTTTGCTCGATAAATCGGCAGGCCGCTTGGAGCTAGCCAAGCTGGGCATGGGCGAAAAAACGCTGAATGAATTGAACCGCCTGCTCGCCGCACCACACGGCATAGTGCTGGTCACCGGCCCGACTGGCTCAGGTAAAACCACCACCTTGTACGCGGCGCTGGGCAGCATGGATGCCAAAAACAGCAATATCATGACGGTGGAAGACCCGATCGAATACGATCTGGACGGCATTGGCCAAACTCAGGTGAACCCGCGCATCGAGATGAGCTTCGCCCGCGCCCTGCGCGCCATCCTGCGCCAAGACCCCGATGTGATTATGATCGGCGAGATTCGCGACCTAGAAACCGCGCAAATCGCGGTGCAAGCCTCGCTCACCGGCCATTTGGTGCTCGCCACACTCCACACCAATGACGCCAGCAGCGCGATCACGCGGCTGGTGGATATGGGCATCGAGCCATTCCTGCTCGCCTCGTCGACCATCGGTGTACTGGCACAGCGCTTGGTGCGCACACTCTGCCCAAGCTGCAAGCAGGGGTATAGCGCCACAGAAGATGAATTAATTGAGCTTGGAACTGATACTAACCAACGTATTACGCTGTATCGCCCCGTCGGCTGCCCCGCTTGCGCCCACACCGGCTACCGTGGCCGCACCGGCATTCACGAATTGCTGATCGTTGATGAAGTCATGCGCACGCAAATCCACAACTCGGCCAACGAGCAAGACATTCGTGCTCATGCCGAAACGCTAGGCATGCATAGCCTGCGCCAAGACGCCGCACTGCGGGTTTTGGAAGGGGTAACGAGTGTGGAGGAGATGCTTAGAATTACGCGAGCAACTTAAATCGACCGAGGTTGATTTAAGTAAAGACCAAATGAATAACTTCCAATTAATTACAGGCATAATTCTAATCGGGTAATTTAACCCAAGAATTAACCTGAAATACTTGGAATGACCATGAAAAAAACAATTATCTCGCTCTCTGTAATACTCGCTGCCTGCGGTGGAGGCGGCGGCGGAAATTCTGCTTCAACGCTGAGCGCAGCAGCGCCGACAGCCTCTCCTACAGCGATACCGACCAGTACGCCGGCACCGAATATCTCTGCAGCGGGACTATGGAAAGGCGTAAGCGATGTTAATCGAACCCTAACCGGTTTGATCTTACCAAACGGCAGTTTTTACGTTTTATATTCGCGCAGAAATAATGCCAATATTATTGCAGGCGTTGTCCAAGGAAATGGCTCGATCAGTGGGAATACCTTTACATCGAGCAACGCCAAGGATTTCAATCTGGAAGGCGCAGGCGTACTTGATGCGAAAATCACAAGCACAGTTGTGACTAAAGGCTCATTCAACGGCTCGGTGAGCTATCCAACATCAAGCTACGCCACGAGCACTTATAGCAGTTCATACAGTACTGATTTTGAAGTAAGCCCTAGCCTTGCTACGGTCACGGGTACTTACGCTGGGGACGTAACGACGTCAGCAGGTACGGAAGGTGCCAACGTTAGTATTTCAAACTCAGGGGTGATCAATGGCACGGGGACCACAACAGGCTGCACGATAACAGGCAATATTACGCCTCGCACCGACAGCAATGCCTACGATGTCAGCTTAAAATTTGGCGCATCGCCATGCTTATTCCCAAATCAAACCCTCACAGGCATTAGCTACTTTGATGCCAGCCAAAAACGCCTGTACGCTGTTGCACCGAACGCAACGAGAACCGATGGCGTCCTGTTTGTAGGCACCAAGCCTTAAGATCCGCATGCAAGGAATGCGGGGCTTTCTGCCCCGCATGATTTTGGATTACTTAACTTTAAACACCATCAAAACCGAATCTGATACCCATTGGCCGTAGCCGGAATTTGCAGCAATAGCGGCGCGAGCTGTTGTTTTACTTTTTCATCTGGCTGCAGAGTGATTTCGCCTTGGCTACTGACACGCCCGCCAGCTAGCCATTGCAAGGCACCCTGCCCTTGTACGGCGATGGCGCTAGTTCCCAGTGGGCTGATGGTCCAATTCGCTCCGCCTTCATTCATCACCAGATTGGCGCGCAGTGTGGTCAGCGGGCTAAGCGATGGGACCAGCGGACTAAACAGCGGATCTAGGGTTAGCTCGGCGCTGTCGCCAGCCTGCTTAGACAAGCGCGCGCTGCGCAATTGTGCAGTGCCACCCAAGCCCCAGCTGGCGATTTTGGGAATCGTGCGCAATACGCCTTCGAGCGGCAACGTGACATCGACGTTTTCGAGTGCTGCGCCGCGTACCCCTAGCACCAAACGCGCTTGGCTAGCAGCATCACCACCCGCCGCTTGGCCGTTGAGTTGCCAGGCTAGCTGGCCAGCCAGCAAGGCTTTGGGCTCAAATTGCCAGCGCAGATTTTGCTGAATCGCCACACCTTCCAGGCCTAGCGCACTGGCCCCGCCATCCCACAGCGTGCCACTGGTTTGCACCAGCGACACCGAACTGGGCAGTACAGCCTGCAAACTGGCAACCGGCATCCGCACTAGCAAAATCAGCAGCAAAGCGGCTGCGATGGCTAGGCTGAACATCCATTGATTTAAACGGCTCATGATCGCTCCAGTACCAGCAGCAAGGAAGTGCCTTGTGCATCTGATTTGATTTGAACCGTGCTCACTTTGGCAGCGAGCTCACTGCGCAAAGTTTGCGCCACGCTAACTGCTTCGCGCACCGTTGGCAGCGTGGCGCGCAGCTCAAGCTGCGTTGCACTTAGCGAGCGAACGTCGGCACTGATTTTTTTGGCGCTTAGCCAAGCGAAAGCCGCCGAGCGCAAATCCTGCTGGGCCGCCGCAGGCTTTACTGCCACGACTTCCGGTTTGCTACCGCGCAAAGCCATCAATTGGCTTTCTAGCAATGGCACGGCACGATTAAGCCGGTTTATTTCCTTACTGAGTGGCGCGTACACGGCAAAATACAGTGCAGCGCAGCTCATAATCACGAGCCAGATTTGTAATACCCGACGCTCGCGTGGGCTGCGCGCTTGCCAATAGGCTTGGGCTTGTGACATTAGGGTTTGGCTCATGGCTGCAACTCCAGATTCATACGGCCATCAGGCAAGGTATTACTTTGTACTTTGGCGCCTTGGGCATTCAATTGGCTTAGCAGTTTATTGCCTTGTGCAGCCGGTAAAATCAAGCTGACTTTACCGGCTTTAACGGTAATACTTTCCGCGCTAAGTTCACCAGCCAATTGCCCGGCTGCTCGATATAACAATTCCAGAGCATCACCGCTATTAGTTTGTGCGCCCTGCTTTTGCAGACTTTGCCACTGCAATATGGGGTCAACAATGGGTACACCGGGGTACAAGCTGGCAAAGGTTTGGCGAATTTCCTGTCGTAGAGCGGTTTCGCGCTGCGCCAGCGTTCGCCACTGCAGAACCATGCCCAATAAAGCCAAAGCAATACATACCCCTGCCAGATATACACACCAACGCCAATCTTTCCATAATGTCTGGATTGATACCCCGGCTTTCTTGCCACGATAAAAACTCATCGTTGTCGCGTCTGGCGCCAACAACTGCGTGTTGCTGAGTACGCCGAGCCCTTGCAATGCGGGCAAGGCTAGCAGCTCAGTTTCATCCGCCAGCCAGATCAACTCATCAGCACAACGTGCGATCAATCCCTGCGCGGCGGGTGCCACACAATCCCCCGCTGGCAATAAGGCGAACTCGGGAATCCAGCGCTGAAAACTCAGTTGATGCTGGCTTGCCCAAGTCTGCAGCTGGGCGAGTTTTGCCAATGGCAATACCCACACTTGGCTGATGCCCTGCTGTGGTGGACTGGCTAGCCATTGGTAGTCACTTAAAGGGCCAAGCACGCGATCTTCAAGCGCTTGCGCGATCAATTGCTGGCGCTGCTTTTCGCCCACTTTCGGTAGCGCAATACGATGCGCCGTCAACCATGCTGCGGGGATAGCCAGCTCAAGCTGAGGCGTATTTGGCCATGGCTGAGCCAAGCTATTCGCTACGCCATGTGCACATTGCGCGCCGTTGGCGTCAAAAGCCAGCCAATCTAAGACGGCCAGTGGGGCTGTTTGCAGCCGCACCACTACCCGGGAAACATTCTGCACCATGTCATTCCTGTTGCTGCGGCGCCCAGCACCGCGATCAAAATCACTAGCCTGCTATTGTGCCGTCAAAATGATGACGATTTAAACCGTAATCACTCTTAATCGGCAAAATAAGCGCAATTGCCGCAATTTCATCGCGCACACATAAAAAAACGGCAGCCTTGGCTGCCGTTTTTACGATTAGATCGCGAAATTATTTCAATAAATCACGAATGTCTTTTGCGCCCCAGTGTGGGAAATGCTTGCGCACCAGCGCATTCAGATCGGCTTCAAATGCGCGCAGGCGGCTTAATTCGTCCAAATCAGCGCTGCCTGCACTCGCCTCGGCGGGTGCAACGATCATACCCGCAGCGATGGTCGCGTTACTCAGGCGGTCGATCACGATCAGATTACCTGTGCCACGGCATTCGCTGTATTTGTCGTAGGCGATCGGCGCGGTCAGCTCGAAACGCACCAGAGCGATTTCATTCAGTTTCAATTCTGAAACGCTCAGCTGCTCCAAGCTATTCACATCGATACGATACTGGATGGAGGTAACTCGCCCAAAGCACTGTTTACCGCCGAGTTTGACAATATACTCCTTGCCAACGACCAACGGCGCTTCGTTCATCCACACCACGTGCGCGTCAAATGCACTACCGACATGCGGTTGCGGGTCTTGCGCGCGGACAATCATATCGCCACGCGAAATATCAATTTCGTCTTCCAGCGTCAGCGTGATGGCTTGACCAGAAAACGCCACGGTTTGCTCGCCTTCATACGTCACAATCGCTTTGACTTTCGATTTTTTGCCTGATGGCAGCGCGACAATCTCATCACCTGGCAAGACATGGCCCGCCGCAATCGTGCCGCAGAAGCCACGGAAATCCAGATTGGGGCGATTCACGTACTGGACTGGCAGGCGAAATGCATCGAGCTTGGCGTCTTTGTTGATTTGCACGCTTTCCAGCAAGCCCATCAGCGTTTCGCCTTCGTACCATGGCGTTTTGTCTGATTCGTTCACCACGTTATCACCACGCAGCGCCGACAGCGGCACAAAGCGGATATCGCTGATGTTCAAATCCTTAGCAAATTCCAGATATTGCGCGCGGATTTCGTTGTAGCGCGCTTCACTGAAATCAACCAAGTCCATTTTGTTCACTGCAACGATCACGTGCTTGATGCCAAGCAGCGACACGATAAAGCTGTGGCGACGCGTTTGCGTCTGCACGCCGTAGCGCGCGTCGATCAGGATAATCGCCAAATCCGACGTTGAAGCACCCGTTGCCATATTGCGTGTGTATTGCTCGTGGCCCGGGCAGTCGGCGATGATGAATTTGCGTTTTTCAGTGCTGAAGTAGCGATACGCCACGTCGATCGTAATGCCCTGCTCGCGCTCGGCTTGCAGACCATCGACCAGCAACGCCAAGTCGATTTCTTGGTCGGTGGTGTTAAATTTCTTACTGTCTTTCTGAATCGCCGCGAGGTGATCATCAAAAATCAGTTTTGAGTCGTGCAGCAAACGGCCGATCAAGGTCGATTTACCGTCATCCACATTGCCGCAAGTAATAAAGCGCAGCATGTCTTTGTTTTCGTGCTGCTTGAGGTACGCCAGAATATCGCTGGCAATGAGTTCTGATTGATTTGACATTGTGTTCTTCCAATCTCAATTATTTATTGCGTACCTTGAATAAATCACTCAATTCAAGGCCGTAGCGAGCAAGCCAAAGACAAGGAGTAGCACCGCAAGCAAGCGGAATGGACATGAAGTCCATGAGCATTGCGAGGAGCGCACGACGCCGTATTGGGCTTGCGCAGTAGGCTTACCTTAGAAGTAGCCTTCCATTTTTTTCTTCTCCATCGAGCCACTTGAATCATGGTCAATGGCACGGCCTTGGCGCTCGGATGTGGTCGCCAACAGCATTTCCTGAATCACTTCTGGCAGCGTCGTTGCTTTCGATTCCACCGCGCCCGTCAGCGGGTAGCAGCCCAGCGTACGGAAGCGTACCCATTTTTTCTCGATGGTCGCTTTTTGCTCTGGTGTTAGGTATTGCAAGATGCGATCGTCGTCGATCATCACGGTCGTGCCGTTGTAATTCACCACTTCACGCTCAGCCGAGAAATACAGCGGTACGATTTCGATATTTTCGAGATAGATGTATTGCCAGATATCGAGCTCAGTCCAGTTCGAAATCGGGAATACGCGAATCGATTCGCCTTTATCGACTTTCGAGTTGTAAATGTTCCACAGCTCTGGACGCTGGTTTTTTGGGTCCCAACGATGGTTTTTATCGCGGAATGAATACACGCGCTCTTTGGCGCGAGATTTTTCTTCGTCACGGCGCGCGCCACCGAAAGCGGCGTCAAAACCGTATTTGTTCAAAGCTTGTTTCAAGCCTTCGGTTTTCATTACGTCGGTGTGCTTGGCCGAACCGGCAGTAAACGGATTGATACCGGCGGCAACGCCTTCCTGATTCACATGCGTGATCAGATTCCAGCCATCGGCGATCTGTTTATCGCGCAGCTTGTACATGTCTTGGAATTTCCACGTCGTATCCACGTGCATCAATGGAAACGGTGGCTTGCCCGGTGCAAAGGCTTTTTTGGCCAGATGCAGCATCACGGCTGAATCTTTACCAATTGAGTACAACATGACGGGGTTTTCAAATTCGGCAGCCACTTCACGGATGATGTGGATGGATTCGGCTTCAAGCTGCTTCAGATGCGTCAGCCGTGCTTCGGACAAGGTATTCATGGCGTGGACTTTTAGTGCATAAAATCAATAGATACGGAATTTACGGTGAAATTCCGCGATTCAAAAGAACGTCTGGCTATATCCATAGATCGAAAAAATCCGACCCATGAAATAGCAATGGCGGCTGAGGGTTACTCCACCCATCGCCGCCATTGCTTAAATCACTGACAATTAATCATCAACCGTATTGGCTGCCGACCATGCGCGGCCCATTGGATTGAAGGTTGGTTTTTGGCCGCCCCACAATTGTTCCAGATCATAATAATCGCGTACCGCAGGCAACATCACGTGCACAACGAGGCTACCGGCATCGACCAGCACCCACTCGCCGGTCTCTTCACCTTCGGTGCTCATGATTTCATAGCCTTTGGCTTTCAAATCAACGGCCACATTATTGGCCAGTGCACGCACTTGGCGGTTTGAGTCGCCGGTGGCGACGATCATGCATTCAAACAGATCCGTCAGTTTTGACGTATCAAGTACTTGGATTTCTTTGGCTTTGATGTCTTCCAGAGCATTAACAGCAATATCGCGCATCGCGATTAAAGTTTCATTCATTGTATTTCCTTCAAAAACGGTAAAGCCCACTGCTTTCTAGTTGTCGCCAAACAGGGGTGAGTGCTGAAACATCTTCCCCACGTGCGAGCATTTCCCGCACTAAAGTGGACGAAACAGGCATAAGTGGGCTTGATAATAGGCTGATTTTACCCCGAGACAGCGTGTCGGTGTTGGCAATTACAGACCGATTGGCAAATTCTTCTGATAAATCAGGGCTTAACCCTTCAAAAGCATAGTCTGGCCGCGCCGCAATCAGCAAGTGCCCGATGTCGAGCAGCTCGCGCCAGCGGTGCCAGCGATTTAAATTCAGCCACGAATCAGCGCCAATCAGCCACACCAGTAAAGCATTAGGGGTATCTTGCTGCAGCTCAGTCAGTGTATCGACTGTATAGCAATACCCCTTGCGGCATACTTCCCTATCGTCGGCAATCAAGCCCGCTTCGCCAGTAATTGCCACCTTCACCCAGTCAAAACGCTGTTGCGGGCTGACTGGCGGCATGGCGCGATGCGGCGGCAATCCAGTCGGAATCAGACGCACTTCAGCCAGCTGTAATTGATCACGCATACAGCGCGCCAATTCGAGGTGCCCGTAATGAATCGGGTCAAACGTGCCACCAAAGATGCCGATTTTCTGCATCAAATTAGGCTCAGCACAATTTATGCTGCGCCACGACCTCGTCCAGAATTAAGCGTTGCAAGCGCTGGGCAAAGTCAGGATCGAGCCCAGTTTGCGCCGCTAGTGCAGCGGTTTTTTCCAATTGCTGCGCTTCGCGGGTGGCGTCTTGCGCTGGCAATTGATGCTGCTTTTTTAATTGCCCCACTTGCGCGGTGACTTTGAAACGCTCGGCCAGCACACTAAACAGTTGCTGATCGAGCGCGTCAATTTGCTCGCGCAAAGCGAGGAGTTCTACGGGGACACTCATTAGGCACGCACCTCACCGTCACCCAATACGATCCATTTCTCGCTGGTCAGGCCTTCGAGACCTACCGGGCCACGGGCGTGGATTTTATCGGTTGAAATGCCAATCTCGGCGCCCAAACCATACTCAAAACCATCGGCAAAACGCGTTGAGGCATTGACCATCACCGAAGCGGAATCAACTTCACGCAGGAATTGGCGTGCCTTGGTGTAGTTTTCGGTGACAATCGCATCGGTGTGATGGCTACCGTAGGTATTGATGTGATCCATCGCCTGATCGATGTCGCTCACCACGCGGATTGAAATAATCGGCGCGAGGTATTCGGTGCGCCAATCTTCTTCGGTCGCGGCAATCGCATCTGTCAGAATTGCCTGTGTGGCTGTACAGCCCCGCATTTCAACGCCTTTTTCGCGGTAGATTGCGGCAATTTCCGGCAAAATCACTTCAGCCACGTTTTCGTTCACCAACAACGTCTCCATCGTATTGCATGGCGCATAGCGATGCGTTTTGGCGTTATCCGCAATGCGAATCGCTTTGGCTGGGTCGGCTTCGTCGTCGATATATACATGGCAAATACCATCCAAGTGCTTGATCACTGGCACGCGCGCGTCACGCGAAATGCGCTCGATCAGGCCTTTGCCACCGCGTGGCACGATGACATCGACAAACTCGCTCATCGTAATCAGCTCGCCCACAGCGGCGCGATCTGGCGTTTCGATGATTTGCACTGCGGTTTCTGGCAAACCCGCCGCAGCGAGGCCTTCTTTCACACAGGCCGCAATCGCCTGATTACAGTGAAACGCCTCGCGACCGCCACGCAAAATTGTGGCATTGCCCGATTTGATACACAGGCCAGCCGCATCGGCCGTTACGTTTGGACGTGCTTCATAAATAATGCCGATCACGCCCAATGGAACGCGCATTTTGCCGACCTGAATGCCGCTTGGGCGGTATTTGAAATCACCCATATTGCCGATCGGATCGGGCAGCGCGACCATTTCGCGCAAACCTTGCGCCATCGTGGCAATGGTTTTATCCGTGAATTGCAAACGATCGAGCAATGCCGGCTCCAAACCATCCGCCCGCGCCTGCGCCATATCTTGTGCATTGGCCGCGAGCAATTTGGCCGCATCGCGCACAATCGCGTCGGCAATTGCATTCAAAGCTGCGTTTTTTGCGCCGGTGCTGGCCTTGGCCATCGCACGGCTGGCGGCGCGCGCTTGGCGGCCGACGGTTTGCATGTAAGCTTGAATATCCATCGTTTTCAATTCCGGAGCTGTTTTTATAATCGAATCAGCACATTGTATCGCTTACTAAGCTATGCGTGAAACGGATTTGGGCAAGTTTCTTACCTAGCAAGCAACTTGCTGGCCTCGGTAGGCAATTGCAGAACCGTCACACCCACGTTATCAGCCAATTTGCGGTTAAACCAATCAGGCGCTGAGCTTTGCACTGCGATCAGAGTGGGCCCTATCGGCAGATCCACCCAAATCGGAGATCCTGAATCACCCGACAACGTATCGCAGCGATGATAAATCGTTCCATTGCTGCGCAACTGAGTCAGCGAACACCCCAAATGGGCAGATAAAATCGTATCGTGATCTTCCGCGTAACCGCCCTGATTGATTTGTTGATTCTGTCGCAAAATAGTTTGCATCAACTGCTGCCGATTGCCACTAAACAAGCCCATCGGCGCTGGTGCAACACCATCTTTTAACTTTAATTTGATCAATGCAATATCATAGGGTGCGGCACTAGGCTGGATATATACATCATCGCCTTTATACTTTAGCCCTTGGCGAAATCGGGGATGGAAGACCTGCCCCGTCACCTGATAGCGCGCCTGATATTTTCCATCGTGAAAGCCTGCCATAAACCAGCGCCCAGCATCGATTTTGCGCGGCAACATCAAAAAACAATGAGCAGCCGTAATCGCCAAATCGGGCGCGATCAATGTAGCGGTACAAGTACCGCCTGATTTTACTTCGAGTCGGCCAATCGCGTTATAAGGTGCCGCATACGGGGCGGGAATATTAACTCGATCATCACGCCCAAAAAATAGCGCCTGCCGTTCTTTTTGCACCTGCGCATCATCCTGCGCCCAAATATTTGTGCTTAATAATAAGCAGCCAATCAACACACTCACGCCACGCATCGCGCTGTACTCCTGATTCTTGGGCCATTCGATAAGGCATAAAAAAAGGACGGCAAGCCGTCCTTTTTCTCTAAGCTAGAAGTAGATTCTAGATTATTTAGCAGCGGCAGCAGAAGCTTTAGATGCTACAGAAGCAGCAGAAGCTTTTTTAGCTTGAGCTTTTTGTGCAGCAGAAGCTTTAGACGCTACAGAAGCAGCAGAAGCTTTTTTAGCTTGAGCTTTTTGAGCAGCAGAAGCTTTAGATGCTACAGAAGCAGCAGAAGCTTTTTTAGCTTGAGCTTTTTGAGCAGCAGAAGCTTTAGACGCTACAGAAGCAGCAGAAGCTTTTTTAGCTTGTGCTTTTTGCGCAGCTGAAGCTTTAGACGCTACAGAAGCAGCAGACGCTTTTTTAGCTTGTGCTTTTTGAGCTGCAGAAGCTTTAGATGCTACAGAAGCAGCAGACGCTTTTTTAGCTTGAGCTTTTTGAGC from Chitinibacter fontanus encodes:
- the gspE gene encoding type II secretion system ATPase GspE, which codes for MSQSIVSYSYAREFGVLDGEPQHGVTPIYLRAGGHFAAVGEVRRQLADSKLHSVSPAEFDELLNQRFGANQGGAANLVDDIEESADLARLIQDMPEVSDLMEAEESSPVIRLINAIFTEALRENASDVHIEPFETRSVVRYRVDGALRDVIEPNRALHAALVSRIKVMAGLDIAEKRLPQDGRINLRIAGRPVDVRVSTLPTGHGERAVLRLLDKSAGRLELAKLGMGEKTLNELNRLLAAPHGIVLVTGPTGSGKTTTLYAALGSMDAKNSNIMTVEDPIEYDLDGIGQTQVNPRIEMSFARALRAILRQDPDVIMIGEIRDLETAQIAVQASLTGHLVLATLHTNDASSAITRLVDMGIEPFLLASSTIGVLAQRLVRTLCPSCKQGYSATEDELIELGTDTNQRITLYRPVGCPACAHTGYRGRTGIHELLIVDEVMRTQIHNSANEQDIRAHAETLGMHSLRQDAALRVLEGVTSVEEMLRITRAT
- the gspN gene encoding type II secretion system protein N — translated: MSRLNQWMFSLAIAAALLLILLVRMPVASLQAVLPSSVSLVQTSGTLWDGGASALGLEGVAIQQNLRWQFEPKALLAGQLAWQLNGQAAGGDAASQARLVLGVRGAALENVDVTLPLEGVLRTIPKIASWGLGGTAQLRSARLSKQAGDSAELTLDPLFSPLVPSLSPLTTLRANLVMNEGGANWTISPLGTSAIAVQGQGALQWLAGGRVSSQGEITLQPDEKVKQQLAPLLLQIPATANGYQIRF
- a CDS encoding chorismate mutase; translated protein: MSVPVELLALREQIDALDQQLFSVLAERFKVTAQVGQLKKQHQLPAQDATREAQQLEKTAALAAQTGLDPDFAQRLQRLILDEVVAQHKLC
- the gspL gene encoding type II secretion system protein GspL, with the protein product MVQNVSRVVVRLQTAPLAVLDWLAFDANGAQCAHGVANSLAQPWPNTPQLELAIPAAWLTAHRIALPKVGEKQRQQLIAQALEDRVLGPLSDYQWLASPPQQGISQVWVLPLAKLAQLQTWASQHQLSFQRWIPEFALLPAGDCVAPAAQGLIARCADELIWLADETELLALPALQGLGVLSNTQLLAPDATTMSFYRGKKAGVSIQTLWKDWRWCVYLAGVCIALALLGMVLQWRTLAQRETALRQEIRQTFASLYPGVPIVDPILQWQSLQKQGAQTNSGDALELLYRAAGQLAGELSAESITVKAGKVSLILPAAQGNKLLSQLNAQGAKVQSNTLPDGRMNLELQP
- the cysD gene encoding sulfate adenylyltransferase subunit CysD, coding for MNTLSEARLTHLKQLEAESIHIIREVAAEFENPVMLYSIGKDSAVMLHLAKKAFAPGKPPFPLMHVDTTWKFQDMYKLRDKQIADGWNLITHVNQEGVAAGINPFTAGSAKHTDVMKTEGLKQALNKYGFDAAFGGARRDEEKSRAKERVYSFRDKNHRWDPKNQRPELWNIYNSKVDKGESIRVFPISNWTELDIWQYIYLENIEIVPLYFSAEREVVNYNGTTVMIDDDRILQYLTPEQKATIEKKWVRFRTLGCYPLTGAVESKATTLPEVIQEMLLATTSERQGRAIDHDSSGSMEKKKMEGYF
- the nadD gene encoding nicotinate-nucleotide adenylyltransferase — protein: MQKIGIFGGTFDPIHYGHLELARCMRDQLQLAEVRLIPTGLPPHRAMPPVSPQQRFDWVKVAITGEAGLIADDREVCRKGYCYTVDTLTELQQDTPNALLVWLIGADSWLNLNRWHRWRELLDIGHLLIAARPDYAFEGLSPDLSEEFANRSVIANTDTLSRGKISLLSSPLMPVSSTLVREMLARGEDVSALTPVWRQLESSGLYRF
- a CDS encoding trypsin-like serine peptidase, translating into MRGVSVLIGCLLLSTNIWAQDDAQVQKERQALFFGRDDRVNIPAPYAAPYNAIGRLEVKSGGTCTATLIAPDLAITAAHCFLMLPRKIDAGRWFMAGFHDGKYQARYQVTGQVFHPRFRQGLKYKGDDVYIQPSAAPYDIALIKLKLKDGVAPAPMGLFSGNRQQLMQTILRQNQQINQGGYAEDHDTILSAHLGCSLTQLRSNGTIYHRCDTLSGDSGSPIWVDLPIGPTLIAVQSSAPDWFNRKLADNVGVTVLQLPTEASKLLAR
- the gspM gene encoding type II secretion system protein GspM is translated as MSQTLMSQAQAYWQARSPRERRVLQIWLVIMSCAALYFAVYAPLSKEINRLNRAVPLLESQLMALRGSKPEVVAVKPAAAQQDLRSAAFAWLSAKKISADVRSLSATQLELRATLPTVREAVSVAQTLRSELAAKVSTVQIKSDAQGTSLLLVLERS
- a CDS encoding glutamate-5-semialdehyde dehydrogenase: MKTAPELKTMDIQAYMQTVGRQARAASRAMAKASTGAKNAALNAIADAIVRDAAKLLAANAQDMAQARADGLEPALLDRLQFTDKTIATMAQGLREMVALPDPIGNMGDFKYRPSGIQVGKMRVPLGVIGIIYEARPNVTADAAGLCIKSGNATILRGGREAFHCNQAIAACVKEGLAAAGLPETAVQIIETPDRAAVGELITMSEFVDVIVPRGGKGLIERISRDARVPVIKHLDGICHVYIDDEADPAKAIRIADNAKTHRYAPCNTMETLLVNENVAEVILPEIAAIYREKGVEMRGCTATQAILTDAIAATEEDWRTEYLAPIISIRVVSDIDQAMDHINTYGSHHTDAIVTENYTKARQFLREVDSASVMVNASTRFADGFEYGLGAEIGISTDKIHARGPVGLEGLTSEKWIVLGDGEVRA
- the rsfS gene encoding ribosome silencing factor, coding for MNETLIAMRDIAVNALEDIKAKEIQVLDTSKLTDLFECMIVATGDSNRQVRALANNVAVDLKAKGYEIMSTEGEETGEWVLVDAGSLVVHVMLPAVRDYYDLEQLWGGQKPTFNPMGRAWSAANTVDD
- the cysN gene encoding sulfate adenylyltransferase subunit CysN, translating into MSNQSELIASDILAYLKQHENKDMLRFITCGNVDDGKSTLIGRLLHDSKLIFDDHLAAIQKDSKKFNTTDQEIDLALLVDGLQAEREQGITIDVAYRYFSTEKRKFIIADCPGHEQYTRNMATGASTSDLAIILIDARYGVQTQTRRHSFIVSLLGIKHVIVAVNKMDLVDFSEARYNEIRAQYLEFAKDLNISDIRFVPLSALRGDNVVNESDKTPWYEGETLMGLLESVQINKDAKLDAFRLPVQYVNRPNLDFRGFCGTIAAGHVLPGDEIVALPSGKKSKVKAIVTYEGEQTVAFSGQAITLTLEDEIDISRGDMIVRAQDPQPHVGSAFDAHVVWMNEAPLVVGKEYIVKLGGKQCFGRVTSIQYRIDVNSLEQLSVSELKLNEIALVRFELTAPIAYDKYSECRGTGNLIVIDRLSNATIAAGMIVAPAEASAGSADLDELSRLRAFEADLNALVRKHFPHWGAKDIRDLLK